The genomic segment CAAAGGATTAAACAGAATTGTAGAAGCAATAACAAATCCTTCAAAATTTGAATATAATTTTATAAATAAAGAAAATTTCGATTTTTTAAAAAATAAAATTCAAAATAATAATATCGATTTAGTTTGGTGTGAGTGGAGGTGGAGTGCCATTTTAGCAACAAATTCAGCTTTAAAAATTCCAGTAATTTATGCACATCACGATTGGGAATACAAATTAGCAAAACTTAGGAAGAGAAGAAATTTTTTGCAGAAGTTCCATACTTTTCAAAAGAAACGAGTGGAAATGGATATTGTAAAAAAAGCGACTGCCTGTATTTCTGGTTCAATTACAGAAAAGGAAGAAATAGAAAAAATAGCTTCAAAAAAAGCTTTGTATTTACCAACAACTTATAAAGAAATTATTTTAAAGGAAAATAATTTAGAAAAAGCACCTTCAATAATGCACCTTGGTGGAATGAATACAACTGCAAACAGATTGGGTTTAGAACGTTTTTTAGACGTTTGTTGGGAAGATTTAAAACGAAAAATTCCAAACGTAAAACTAAAAGTTATTGGAAGTTTAAAACAAGCAACACCCACTTTATTAAAAAAATTAGAAGACCCACAAATTACATGTTTCGGATTTGTAAAGGATTTAAATAAAGTAATGATTCCAAAAGACATACACATTGTTCCTTGGGAATACAACACAGGTACAAGAACGAGAATTCCAGTAATTTTAAATTACGAACAAGTTTTAGTGGCAACCAAACCATCTGTGAGTTGTTACAAAGAAATTACACAGGAAAATAGTGTTTTGTGTAGTAATTTAGAAGAAATGACAGAAGAAATTGTGAATTTGTATTCTAACAAAGAAAGACTACATTTGTTAAGTAGCAAAGGAAAAGAGATCTTTTTAGAAACTTTTACAGCCGATAATCAATTCCAAAAACTAAAAACTTTTATACATAATTTAGTATGACATTTATAATTGCAGAAATTGCACAAGCACATGATGGAAGTTTAGGAATGGCACATGCATATATAAATGCTGTTGCGAAAACAGGTTGTAATGCTATTAAATTTCAAACACATATTGCTGAAGCAGAAAGCAGTATTCACGAACCTTTTCGTGTAAAGTTTTCCAAACAAGATGCCACAAGAATGGACTATTGGAAACGAATGGAATTCACTTTAGAACAATGGAAAGGATTAAAAAACCATTGTGATGATGTTGGTTTGGAATTTATGAGTTCGCCATTTAGTAATGCTGCAGTTGATTTATTAGAGGAAGTTGGGGTAAAACGATACAAAATAGGTTCAGGAGAAGTAAATAACTTTGTGTTATTAGAAAAAATAGCACAAACAAAAAAGCCCGTAATTATATCCTCTGGAATGAGTTCTTTTGAAGAATTAGACAAAACAGTTGCCTTTTTAAAATCGAGAAATGTAGAGTATTCTATATTACAATGTACAACTGCTTACCCAACAAAACCAACACAATTTGGTTTAAATGTACTTCAAGAATTAAAAGAGAGATATAATGTTTCAGTTGGTTTTTCAGACCATTCTTCTTCCATAGAAGCTTGTATTGTAGCCACAACTTTAGGGGCAGAAATTTTAGAATTTCATGTCGTATTTGATAAAGAAATGTTTGGACCCGATGCAAAAACATCATTAACAATGAAAGAAGCCAAAAAATTAGTTTCCGCCGTAAAAAATATTGAAACTGCCTTGCAAAATCCGATTGATAAATCAGATAATTCAAATTTTACGGAATTAAAATCAATTTTTGAAAAATCGTTAGCAGTTAATAAAAATTTAAAAAGAGGAAGTGTAATTACTTTTTCGGATTTAGAAACTAAAAAACCTAAAGGATTTGGTATCTTGGCAAGTGAATACGAAAATGTAATTGGTAAGAAATTAAATAAAGATGTAAACCAATGGGATTTTTTGAATTATGAAGATATAACAGAATAAAATGTCGATAAAAAAAATATGTGTAGTTGTAACTGCAAGACCGTCTTACAGTAGGATAAAAACAGCTTTAACAGCCATAAAAAATCACCCAGAATTAGAGTTACAATTGGTAATTGCAGGTGCTGCTTTATTAGGTAGATATGGAAATGCTGTCGATTTTATTGAAAATGATGGTTTTAAAATTGATGAAAAAGTTTTTATGGTTTTAGAAGGAGAAAACCCAACTTCAATGGCAAAAACAACAGGTTTGGGCGTAATGGAATTGGCAAATGTTTTTTACCGATTGCAACCAGACGCTGTTATTACAATTGCCGATCGTTTTGAAACAATTGCAACAAGTATTGCTGCTTCCTATCAAAATATTCCGTTAATACACATTCAAGGAGGAGAAGTTACAGGAAATATTGATGAAAAAGTACGGCACGCAAACACAAAATTAGCCGATTTACATTTGGTAGCTTCTGAAGATGCAAAAGAACGGATTTTAAAAATGGGAGAAAATCCTAAAATGATTTTTAATACAGGTTGTCCGTCTATAGATTTAGCTTCTGAAATTAAAAATAATCCTAAACTAGATTTTGATCCTATAGAAAAATATGGTGGTGTTGGAGCCGAAACAAAATGGAAAGATGAAGGTTACATTGTAGTAATGCAACATCCTGTAACTACAGAATATGCATCTGCCAGAAAAGATGTTGAACAAACTTTACAGGCAGTTTACGAATTAAATATTCCTACTTTTTGGTTTTGGCCAAATGTAGATGCTGGTTCAGATGGAACTTCAAATGGAATTAGAACTTTTAGAGAAATTAAAAAGCCAGAAAATATACATTTCTTTAAAAATATGGAACCGCAAGATTTTTTAAAATTATTAATAAATAGTAAATGTTTAATTGGTAATTCTAGTGCTGGTATTCGCGAATGTTCTTATTTAGGAGTTCCAGTTGTAAATATAGGAAGTCGTCAAAATAGAAGGCAAAGAGGAAATAACGTACTAAACTCTAGTTACGATAAAAATGAAATTATAAAAGCGATAGAAAACAGAATATCAGTAAAAAATATTACTTCAGAAAACATTTATGGAGATGGAAAATCTGGAGATAGAATTGCAGATATTTTGGCAAATACTGAATTAAGTTTTCATAAAACAATTATGTATTAATGAAAATATTAGGAATTATACCTGCAAGAGGAGGCTCTAAAGGAGTTCCACGTAAAAATATTAAATTATTAGGAGGGAAGCCATTAATAGCATACACAGCTGAAGTTGCTTTAAAAAGTAAATTTATAGATACCTTAATTTTAAGCTCGGAAAACGAAGAAATAATAGAGGTAGCCAAATCTTTAAATATTGAAGTCCCTTTTAAAAGACCAACAAATTTAGCATTAGACGCTTCACCAACTTTGCCAGTTATTTTGCATGCTTTAGAGTTTTATAAAAATCAAAATATATATTTCGATGCTGTTTGTTTATTGCAAACCACAAGTCCTTTTAGAACTGTTATGTTTTTAGATAAAGCAGTACAAACTTTTATAGAAAAAGACACGGATTCTTTATTTTCTGTACAACAAGTTCCTCATGAATACAATCCTCATTGGGTTTTTGAAGAAAAAGGAGATAAAACTTTACAAATTGCGACTGGCGAAAAGAAAATTATTACTCGAAGACAAGATTTACCCAAAGCATTTCATAGAGATGGAAGCATTTATGTTACTAAAACAAATGTTTTATTAGAGCAAAAATCTTTATTTGGCAATAGCATTTCTTACATAGAATCTCCAAAAGAATGGTATGTAAATATTGACACCTTAAACGATTGGGAAAAAGCGGAAAAAATAATTAAAAATAATTTTATTACTTAAGAAATCGAATTAAATAAGTGTTTTCATGAAAAGGGAATTTTTTTTTGTTTTAAAAACATTAAAATACTTTATTTTAACAGTAATAATAACATTACTACTTATAATTACAGTATATAATTATAAACGTTATAAAGTAAAATGTAAATTACAAAAAATTGCAATTAATAATTCAATCCTTATTATGGGGGATTCTGAAATGCAAAGATTACCACCAAGTTCATTTGAAAAAAAAACTTATAATTTTGCTAGTAAAGCAGAGCACTATTTTTTTACTTACTCAAAATTAAAGTATATTCTTTCTTTTAAAAAAAACAAAATAAAAAAAATAATTTTAGGTGTTTCTATTCATAATTTTGGCCACATGTATGAAAAATCATTTGATATTAAAAGAATTGAAGGTAAATTTGGATTGAGAAGGTTTATGATGTATTTTAATTTATTTGATAATGATTTTATAAATTCTATCCAATTGGTGAAAAACTTCTCTTATTTTATTGACGGATTATTGAGAGATCCAGATATGGGAGGTTACTATGAAAGTTTAAATAAAAATCCTGATAATTCAATTATGGATTTAACTTCTAAAGTGCATTTTACAAATAAAAATAAGATAGCAAATACTTTTTTTCAAGAGAAATATTTCAAAAAAATTATTCAAATATGTAAAGAAAACAATGCGAATTTAACAATAGTTTCAATGCCAGTTCATTCTAATTATAAAAAGAAAATTAACCCTTTTTATTTTAATTATTTAGAAAATTTAACTAAACCTAATAAGCATTATAAGTATTTAAATTTTTTAGACGAAAATACTAATGTTTATCATTTGTCGGATGCTAATCATTTGAATAAAGTAGGAGCTATCAAATATGCAACTTTAATAAATAACGCGGTTAATAATATAATTAAAAAGTAATGTTGTTCAATTCCATAGAATTTTTAATTTTCCTACCCATAGTATTTTTATTGTATTGGTTTGTTTTTAAGAAGTTAAGCATACAAAATGTTTTAATTTTAATTGCAAGTTATGTTTTCTATGGTTGGTGGGATTGGCGTTTTTTATCGCTAATTATTTTAAGTACAGTTGTAGATTATATTTTAGGTTTACAGCTAAAAAAGACAACTGAAAAGAAGCAAAGAAAACGATTACTAATTATTAGTCTTGTTTTTAATTTAGG from the Polaribacter cellanae genome contains:
- a CDS encoding glycosyltransferase; protein product: MKKILFLVNAGKITSNENGGASVYYSHLELLFKAGFHVEMVVLEWENQQIYIEEDYKEVSKFVSEISNYKVISKKHNKGLNRIVEAITNPSKFEYNFINKENFDFLKNKIQNNNIDLVWCEWRWSAILATNSALKIPVIYAHHDWEYKLAKLRKRRNFLQKFHTFQKKRVEMDIVKKATACISGSITEKEEIEKIASKKALYLPTTYKEIILKENNLEKAPSIMHLGGMNTTANRLGLERFLDVCWEDLKRKIPNVKLKVIGSLKQATPTLLKKLEDPQITCFGFVKDLNKVMIPKDIHIVPWEYNTGTRTRIPVILNYEQVLVATKPSVSCYKEITQENSVLCSNLEEMTEEIVNLYSNKERLHLLSSKGKEIFLETFTADNQFQKLKTFIHNLV
- a CDS encoding N-acetylneuraminate synthase family protein, giving the protein MTFIIAEIAQAHDGSLGMAHAYINAVAKTGCNAIKFQTHIAEAESSIHEPFRVKFSKQDATRMDYWKRMEFTLEQWKGLKNHCDDVGLEFMSSPFSNAAVDLLEEVGVKRYKIGSGEVNNFVLLEKIAQTKKPVIISSGMSSFEELDKTVAFLKSRNVEYSILQCTTAYPTKPTQFGLNVLQELKERYNVSVGFSDHSSSIEACIVATTLGAEILEFHVVFDKEMFGPDAKTSLTMKEAKKLVSAVKNIETALQNPIDKSDNSNFTELKSIFEKSLAVNKNLKRGSVITFSDLETKKPKGFGILASEYENVIGKKLNKDVNQWDFLNYEDITE
- the neuC gene encoding UDP-N-acetylglucosamine 2-epimerase; this translates as MSIKKICVVVTARPSYSRIKTALTAIKNHPELELQLVIAGAALLGRYGNAVDFIENDGFKIDEKVFMVLEGENPTSMAKTTGLGVMELANVFYRLQPDAVITIADRFETIATSIAASYQNIPLIHIQGGEVTGNIDEKVRHANTKLADLHLVASEDAKERILKMGENPKMIFNTGCPSIDLASEIKNNPKLDFDPIEKYGGVGAETKWKDEGYIVVMQHPVTTEYASARKDVEQTLQAVYELNIPTFWFWPNVDAGSDGTSNGIRTFREIKKPENIHFFKNMEPQDFLKLLINSKCLIGNSSAGIRECSYLGVPVVNIGSRQNRRQRGNNVLNSSYDKNEIIKAIENRISVKNITSENIYGDGKSGDRIADILANTELSFHKTIMY
- a CDS encoding acylneuraminate cytidylyltransferase family protein → MKILGIIPARGGSKGVPRKNIKLLGGKPLIAYTAEVALKSKFIDTLILSSENEEIIEVAKSLNIEVPFKRPTNLALDASPTLPVILHALEFYKNQNIYFDAVCLLQTTSPFRTVMFLDKAVQTFIEKDTDSLFSVQQVPHEYNPHWVFEEKGDKTLQIATGEKKIITRRQDLPKAFHRDGSIYVTKTNVLLEQKSLFGNSISYIESPKEWYVNIDTLNDWEKAEKIIKNNFIT